The Syntrophaceae bacterium genomic interval CTACGGCGAGGGACTGGATGTGGGTCGCCGTTCTCCTTGCCGGGGGCGCCGTCACGGGTTTCCTGTCGGGGCTGATGGGCGTGGGCGGCGGGCCGATCATGATCGCCTTCATGGTTCTCCTGGCCGGCTTCGAGCAGCAGCCGGCCCAGGGCAGCTCGCTTCTCGCCATGGTTCCGGTCAGCGCCATGGGAACCTGGGCCCACTGGCGCCTCGGAAGCATCGAGAAAACCGTTCTCCCGGGACTCATACCGGGGATCCTGGCCGGGACGGTGGCAGGCGGGGTGGTGGCCGCCTTTCTGCCGGAGCACATCCTCCGAATGGTCTTTGCCACCGTCCTCATCGTGACAGGGATCCAATACTGCCGGAAATCCGCTCCCGCCTGCCCGGAAGATTGACGAATCGGCTGCAGGATATACCTGTAAAATTCACTAACTGACCGGTTACAAAAAGAGGGGGCGCGGCTGTTCCAGGACTGGCGAGGGTTTTGAAAATTTAATTGACAGGTTCTCCGGATTTGAGATACCAAATCGCCTGTTTTCAAAGGGGGGGTGGGCCGCACCCCTGACGGGATCAGCGGCGAAGGCATCCACGAGAGGATAATCCACGAGGGAGAAAGAGCACATGTTGGAAATTCGATGGCATGGAAGGGGGGGCCAGGGAGCGGTGACGTCCGTGGAGCTCCTGGCCATGGCGGCAATCGACGAAGGCAAGTTCGCCCAGGGCTTCCCGAGCTTCGGCCCCGAACGACGAGGGGCGCCGGTGGAGGCGTTCAACCGGGTGGACACAAAGCAGATCAAAATCCGATCCCGCATTTACAATCCAGATGTATCGGTGGTTCTCGACGAGAGCCAGGTCGGTCCGGCCGTTGTAGCCGGTTTGAAGCCGAGCGGGACCCTGATCGTAAATACGGCGAAAAAGGCCGGCGAGGTACGGGACCTCCTGAAGAAAAAGAATGCCGACTTTGCCGGAAAGATCGCCACGGTGGATGCCACGGGGATCGCCTGGCACGAGCTGGGAGTACCCATCACGAACACCACCATGCTGGGAGCGCTCCTGAAGGTGACGAACGTCGTCAAGCTGGATGCCCTCAAGGAACCGGTGGAGCACCGGTTCGGCCGGATCGCCCAGAAGAATCTGAAGGCCCTCCGGCGCGCCTATGATGAGGTCAAGCTCAGCTGATCCGTTGACGAAAGAAACAAAGCCCGCTTCCCCGGGAAGCGCGACGAGAGAGGTTGCTATCATGAAGAAGTGGCCGGAAACATGGAAAGAATATAACACGGGCGGCATTATCTTTGACGTGGGCAATGCCCGGTCCTTCAAGACAGGACCGTGGCGCTCCCTTCGACCCGTGTGGGACAACAGTAAGTGTATCAAATGCGGGGTCTGCTATCTCTTCTGTCCCGAAGGATGTGTCCAGGAGGGACCCGACGGCTTTTTTGCAGCCGACCTGGATTACTGCAAGGGCTGCGGCATCTGCGCCCACGAATGCTGGCCGTCCGCCATCAGCATGATCGAGGAGGGTCACGAGTCATGACGAAACCCGTTGGAATGGAAGTGGCGGTCGCCGCAGCGGAAGCGGTCGCTCTCTGCAATATCGACGTGGCCGCCTGTTATCCCATCACCCCGAACACGCACATCGCCGAGCACCTGGCCGACATCATCGCGGACGGGAGGATCGATGCGGAGTACATCACCGTCGAGTCGGAGCACTCGGCCCTGAGCGCCGTCATGGGCGCCTCCGGAACGGGAGCCCGGACCTTCACGGCCACCAGTTCCCAGGGCCTGATGTACATGCACGAGATCCTGCCCATCACCCCGGCCATGCGGCTGCCCGTCGTCATGGGCCTCGGCAACCGGGCCGTATCCGGTCCCATCAACATCTGGAACGACCACAGCGACATCATGCTCCAGCGCGATTCCGGATGGATGTCCATCTTCGCCGACAACGGCCAGGAAGCGGTGGACATGTTCATCCAGGCCTTCAAGATCGCCGAGCACCCCGATGTACTGATGCCCATCAACGTCAACATGGACGGTTTCCAGCTCACCCACGTGGTGGAGCCCATCGTCTTCCCCACCCAGGCGCAGGTCAACAAGTTCCTGCCGCCCTACAAGCCCTTCGCCTCCCTGCACCCGGACCATCCGGTGTCCATGGGGACCCTGGGACTTCCCGAGATCTACACGGAGGCCGTGAAGGCCCGGGACGTGGTCCTGGTGAACGCGAAGAAGGTCATCCTCGAGGTGTGGAAGGAGTGGGAGAAGATGTTCGGCCGGAAGTACGAGCCGGTCGCATCCTACAAGACCGCCGGTGCGGAGATCCTGCTCCTGACCATGGGCTCCATGGGCGAGACGGCGGAGATGGCCGTCGATGCCCTGCGCAAGAAGGGCGTGAAGGTCGGGCTCCTGAAGCTGAAGCTCTGGCGGCCCTTCCCCTACGACGAGATCCGCAAGGCCGTCCGGGGGGCGAAGACGCTGGTCGTAACCGACCGGGCCGTGTCCTACGGCGGTCCCGGCGGCCCCGTCTGCTCGGAGATCCGCGCCGCCCTGTACGATCAGCCGAACCGGCCTGAGATCGTCAACTACATCATCGGCCTCGGCGGAAGGGACGTCCGCGTGGAGGACTTCATGAAGATGGTCGAGGGAGCCCCCAAGGCCAAGAAGTCCGGCGATGACTACCAAATCTACGGTGTGAGGGAGTAAGATGAGCACCTTGACGGTTACACCCAATTACGCGACGGGAGTGGTTTCGAACTTCGACCTGTTCGCCGGGAAACTGGTGGACCGGGAAGAATATTTCAGCTGCGGCCACCGGGCCTGTCAGGGCTGCGGCGAGGCCCTGGCGATCCGCCTGATGTGCAAGGCCCTCGGGAAGGAAACGGTCATCGCCAACGCCACGGGCTGCATGGAGGTCATCTCAACCCTCTATCCCACCACGGCGTGGAAGCTTCCCTGGATTCACGTGGCCTTCCCCAACGCGGCGGCGGTCGGCTCCGGCGTTGAAGCCGGGCTGAAAGTCATGCGCCGGAAGGGACGGATTCCCGACCGCTACGTGAAAACGGTCGCCATCGGCGGCGACGGCGGGACCGTGGACATCGGTCTCCAGGCCCTCTCGGGCGCCATGGAGCGGGGCCACGACATGCTGTACGTCTGCTTCGACAACGAGGCCTACATGAATACGGGCATCCAGCGCTCCAGCGCGACGCCCTTCGGCGCCTCCACGACGACGGCCCCGGCGGGAGCGGCCAGCCCGGGAAACCGGACATGGAAGAAAAACGTGCCCGAGATCATGGTGGCCCACAATGTTCCCTACGTGGCCACGGCCTGCCACAGTTACCCCATCGACTTCATGAACAAGGTCAAGAAGGCCCGGGCCGTCAAAGGCCCCGCCTACATCCACTGCCTCGCCGTATGCCCCACGGGCTGGCGGGCCGAATCGAAGGACTGCATCAAGCTGGGACGCCTGGCGGTGGAAACGGGAATCTTCCCCCTCTACGAAGTGGAGAACGGGAAGTACCGCCTGACCGTGGAAAAGCCGGAAAAGCTCCGGCCCGTCACGGATTACATGAAGATGCAGGGGCGGTTCCGCCACTTGGGCAAGGAAGAGATCGGCTATTTCCAGGAGCGGGTGAACCTGGAGTTCGCCAAGCTCATGAACAAGGTGGAGTGCATCCAGTCCTGGGACGAACTGAAAGGGTAGGAATCGCAGCTTCCTGCCCCGGACGGGGCGAGGGAAGTCAATCATTTCAAAGGTGGCATACATGAAACCGGTTGCATTCAGCAGTTGGAACGGCAAGATCATTGACGGCCGCAAGGGTCAGCCCAAAGGGAAGGCCGGAGCGGCGGACATCGGTTGTCCCGTCCCGAAGGAAGGCCAGAAAATGTCGGCCCTCCTGGGATGGAACGGCCTGGTGGTACTGGACAAGGACGCGGACATTCCCTCCCTGACCCTGGCCTACCTGAAGGAAGCCCGGAAGCTGTCCTGCGGAGAGTGCTCCGTCTGCATGATCGGCATCGACCGGGTGACGGACCTCCTGAAGGACATGGCGGCCGGCAAGGCCGACAAGGGAGCCCTCGGGGAGATCGAGGAGATCGCAAAGGGCGTAGCCAAGAACGGCAAATGCAATTTCGGCCGGGCTACCGCCCTGACGCCGGTACTCGACGCGATCAAACACTATAAGAACGATTTCCTGGCCCTCGCCAAGGGCGGGAAGCTGGAAGAAAAAGCCTGCTCGGTCGCCGTAACGGCTCCCTGCATGCAGGCCTGTCCGGCCACGCTGGACATCCCCGGCTACATCGAGCTGATCCGGAACGGCCGCTTCGCCGACTCCCTCAACCTGATCCGGGAGCGGTGCATCCTGCCCGGGGTCATCGGCCGGGCCTGCACGCATCCCTGCGAGAGCGCCTGCGTCCGGAACGACATCGACGAGCCCCTGGCCATCCGGCTTCTGAAGCGGAGCGCCGCGGATGCGGATCTCCAGTCCGGCGGCTGCGGCCTCGCGGCCCCGAAAGAAGAGAAGAAGCAGAAGGTGGCCGTGGTGGGATCGGGACCCGCGGGCCTGGCGGCGGCTTACCGCCTGCGCGCCCTGGGCTACCCGGTGACGGTGTTCGAGGCCCTGCCCAAGGCCGGCGGCATGGCGGCGGTGGGCATCCCCGATTACCGCCTCCCCAAGGATATCCTCAATCACGAGATCGATCTCATCCGCCGCACCGGGGTGGACGTCCGGCTGAACAGCCCGGTCAGCCCCCTCGACTGGGCGGACCTGCAGAAGAAAGGCTACGGCGCCCTCTACCTGGCCGTCGGCGCCCACGTGGGCACGAAGGTCGGCTGCGGCGGGGAAGACGTAAAGGACGGCGGCTTCATCCAGGGCGCCGAGTTCCTCCGGAACCTGAGCCTGGGCGCAAAAGTAACGCCCCTGAAGAAGGTCGTCATCATCGGCGGCGGCAACGTCGCCCTCGACTGCGCCCGGAGCTGCATCCGCTTCGGATTCAAGGACGTGGAGATCCTCTACCGGCGCTCCCGCAAGGAGATGCCCGCCAGCGCGACGGAGATCGAGGAGGCCATGGAGGAAGGTGTGAAGTTCACCTACCTGGTCGCCCCGGCGAACATCGTCCGGCAGGGCGGCAAGGTAACGGGCGTCGAGTGCCTCAAGATGAAGCTGGGCGAGCCCGACGCGAGCGGCCGGCGGCGCCCGATCCCGGTGAAGGGGTCCGAGTTCGTCGTCAAGACGGACCTGATCATCGCCGCCACGGGCCAGAAGCCCGACACGGCGTTCCTGTCCGGGAAGAGCAAGGTCGGCCTGACCGACTGGGGCACCATCAAGGTAGACGAGGCCACGCTCCAGACGAACGTCCCGGGGGTCTTCTCCGGCGGCGACTGCGTCAGCGGCCCGGCGACCCTGATCGAGGCGCTGGACGCCGGCAACAAGGCGGCCAGGAGCATCGACGCATACCTGGCGGGAAAGGCCGTCGCCCCCGAGCTGTCGCTCAAGGGTCTCGACACGAAGGCCCAGCGGGACAGCGGCTTCACGGCGAAAGCCGGCGCCGCCAAGGCGGCCCTTCTGAACCCGAAGGAGCGCACCGCGGTCTTTGCCGAGGTGGAGGCGGGCCTGTCGGCC includes:
- a CDS encoding sulfite exporter TauE/SafE family protein, with product MSFWIGLVSGAFGGMVGMGGGVLMIPLMGRFLKLPQHVCHGTSLVAVVFTGIAGAITYAFFGHVDWTAAMLLAAGAFWPVRAGARLCTTMPERNLRQAFGYFLIFASLLLLARPWLFTLTAATARDWMWVAVLLAGGAVTGFLSGLMGVGGGPIMIAFMVLLAGFEQQPAQGSSLLAMVPVSAMGTWAHWRLGSIEKTVLPGLIPGILAGTVAGGVVAAFLPEHILRMVFATVLIVTGIQYCRKSAPACPED
- a CDS encoding pyruvate synthase, with amino-acid sequence MLEIRWHGRGGQGAVTSVELLAMAAIDEGKFAQGFPSFGPERRGAPVEAFNRVDTKQIKIRSRIYNPDVSVVLDESQVGPAVVAGLKPSGTLIVNTAKKAGEVRDLLKKKNADFAGKIATVDATGIAWHELGVPITNTTMLGALLKVTNVVKLDALKEPVEHRFGRIAQKNLKALRRAYDEVKLS
- a CDS encoding 4Fe-4S binding protein; this translates as MKKWPETWKEYNTGGIIFDVGNARSFKTGPWRSLRPVWDNSKCIKCGVCYLFCPEGCVQEGPDGFFAADLDYCKGCGICAHECWPSAISMIEEGHES
- the porA gene encoding pyruvate ferredoxin oxidoreductase, with translation MTKPVGMEVAVAAAEAVALCNIDVAACYPITPNTHIAEHLADIIADGRIDAEYITVESEHSALSAVMGASGTGARTFTATSSQGLMYMHEILPITPAMRLPVVMGLGNRAVSGPINIWNDHSDIMLQRDSGWMSIFADNGQEAVDMFIQAFKIAEHPDVLMPINVNMDGFQLTHVVEPIVFPTQAQVNKFLPPYKPFASLHPDHPVSMGTLGLPEIYTEAVKARDVVLVNAKKVILEVWKEWEKMFGRKYEPVASYKTAGAEILLLTMGSMGETAEMAVDALRKKGVKVGLLKLKLWRPFPYDEIRKAVRGAKTLVVTDRAVSYGGPGGPVCSEIRAALYDQPNRPEIVNYIIGLGGRDVRVEDFMKMVEGAPKAKKSGDDYQIYGVRE
- a CDS encoding pyruvate synthase subunit beta, with protein sequence MSTLTVTPNYATGVVSNFDLFAGKLVDREEYFSCGHRACQGCGEALAIRLMCKALGKETVIANATGCMEVISTLYPTTAWKLPWIHVAFPNAAAVGSGVEAGLKVMRRKGRIPDRYVKTVAIGGDGGTVDIGLQALSGAMERGHDMLYVCFDNEAYMNTGIQRSSATPFGASTTTAPAGAASPGNRTWKKNVPEIMVAHNVPYVATACHSYPIDFMNKVKKARAVKGPAYIHCLAVCPTGWRAESKDCIKLGRLAVETGIFPLYEVENGKYRLTVEKPEKLRPVTDYMKMQGRFRHLGKEEIGYFQERVNLEFAKLMNKVECIQSWDELKG
- a CDS encoding FAD-dependent oxidoreductase, with the translated sequence MKPVAFSSWNGKIIDGRKGQPKGKAGAADIGCPVPKEGQKMSALLGWNGLVVLDKDADIPSLTLAYLKEARKLSCGECSVCMIGIDRVTDLLKDMAAGKADKGALGEIEEIAKGVAKNGKCNFGRATALTPVLDAIKHYKNDFLALAKGGKLEEKACSVAVTAPCMQACPATLDIPGYIELIRNGRFADSLNLIRERCILPGVIGRACTHPCESACVRNDIDEPLAIRLLKRSAADADLQSGGCGLAAPKEEKKQKVAVVGSGPAGLAAAYRLRALGYPVTVFEALPKAGGMAAVGIPDYRLPKDILNHEIDLIRRTGVDVRLNSPVSPLDWADLQKKGYGALYLAVGAHVGTKVGCGGEDVKDGGFIQGAEFLRNLSLGAKVTPLKKVVIIGGGNVALDCARSCIRFGFKDVEILYRRSRKEMPASATEIEEAMEEGVKFTYLVAPANIVRQGGKVTGVECLKMKLGEPDASGRRRPIPVKGSEFVVKTDLIIAATGQKPDTAFLSGKSKVGLTDWGTIKVDEATLQTNVPGVFSGGDCVSGPATLIEALDAGNKAARSIDAYLAGKAVAPELSLKGLDTKAQRDSGFTAKAGAAKAALLNPKERTAVFAEVEAGLSAADAMKEAARCLRCYRLMVWE